One window of the Montipora foliosa isolate CH-2021 chromosome 4, ASM3666993v2, whole genome shotgun sequence genome contains the following:
- the LOC137999566 gene encoding tyrosine kinase receptor Cad96Ca-like, translating to MEMLNVEVDEWEIARRQIALEEVIGSGAFGTVWRATLSRENGKPGIRFVAAKCFSPTSGDEGRAALMREIGLGKVIGDSPQPNIVQFIGCVTTQIQPILIMEYLPCGDLLGYLRKSRGIFDKHYRGKLAVAPLKTYDLLSFSNQIAAGMVFLASRGIIHRDLAARNVLLDQNRVCKVTDFGLSYQNFKYGHGNAKKGCMPIKWTAPEILFGDPANLSSKSDVWSYGVVLYEIFTIGGIPYPGWSEGKTMAELKRGYRMLKPAHIANNLYNLMEICWQEVPILRPDFVNISKRLRSFIEGEYLPLVDESKYDGAKYSRVEDVGAADKDDARAVRGATNANTSRRKWSSMRS from the exons ATGGAGATGTTGAATGTTGAAGTGGACGAATGGGAAATAGCACGTCGCCAGATTGCACTTGAGGAGGTCATTGGTTCAGGAGCATTTGGAACAGTTTGGCGAGCAACCTTGAGTCGTGAAAATGGAAAACCAGGCATACGTTTTGTTGCAGCAAAGTGCTTTTCTC CCACATCTGGAGATGAAGGAAGAGCCGCTCTGATGAGAGAAATCGGGTTGGGCAAAGTTATTGGAGACAGCCCTCAGCCGAATATTGTTCAATTCATTGGCTGTGTCACCACCCAAA TACAGCCAATTTTGATCATGGAGTACTTACCCTGTGGGGATCTTCTGGGGTACCTGAGAAAAAGCCGTGGAATTTTCGACAAACATTATCGCGGAAAACTAGCAGTAGCGCCACTGAAGACCTATGACCTATTGTCATTTTCAAACCAGATTGCTGCTGGAATGGTGTTCCTGGCATCCAGAGGG ATTATTCACCGTGATCTTGCAGCACGAAATGTACTTCTTGATCAAAACCGTGTTTGCAAGGTCACTGATTTTGGGTTATCTTACCAGAACTTTAAATATGGACATGGCAATGCCAAAAAG GGCTGTATGCCAATAAAGTGGACGGCACCTGAGATACTCTTTGGAGATCCTGCAAATCTGTCAAGCAAAAGTGATGT GTGGTCCTATGGAGTCGTTCTCTATGAGATATTCACAATTG GAGGCATTCCATACCCTGGTTGGTCTGAGGGCAAGACAATGGCGGAGTTGAAAAGAGGATATCGCATGCTGAAGCCCGCACACATCGCCAACAACCT GTATAACTTGATGGAGATTTGCTGGCAAGAGGTCCCAATACTCCGCCCTGATTTCGTAAATATTTCCAAGAGGTTGCGCTCGTTCATCGAAGGAGAG TACCTCCCGTTGGTGGACGAATCAAAGTACGATGGAGCAAAATACTCAAGAGTTGAGGACGTGGGTGCAGCAGATAAAGATGATGCAAGAGCAGTTCGTGGGGCCACAAATGCAAATACCTCAAGAAGAAAGTGGTCAAGCATGAGATCATGA